The Miscanthus floridulus cultivar M001 chromosome 6, ASM1932011v1, whole genome shotgun sequence genomic interval taggctctgggtataaataccaaaccccggctattgtaaagaggaaccgatcaatcaaatacaagtcaattactttttttggctctggccaccccttaggagtaggagtggagtagatctcggcgagttcttcggcaagtatgactgcatcgatccggtcaacctccattgcttgttgtaagtaccatcatggtttatacctctattcgtatggctacatcgatccgattgacccccactacgactctggtataagctagttatcgactcttgcctaattcaagtatggtctgtgtgattctgcctcacaccccactgcttgaattggatcaaggtcaagttatcagctctatcttagaatggcagtctttggtagattcattaagttaccgatattgcttattgctttcattgcttatctaattatagcaatatcactctacccaattgagattgatctggattagccttatatcttgtttaactcatcatttgctaatctagaactgatctaatctacatcttaagcgatgaattatgtttttatcggctgttttgtatcaatcttaatcgtgcacaGCATgtagttaaggcatgttcgatcttgagtagatctatcggttagcgagaaccgttttatggtccgtcatcacggcctgtgggattctacctctcaccccactgttggcaccgtggagtggggatcattggttgatagatccgttcctgagaagacatgaccttaactgtgcactatgcctgaatcagctatttagccgatatcgaatgttttcacgaacagttcacatcacgagattgttgaagtagagataagttgaaagatgtgttagccccatgatcttgttattgtattacggcctgcatgattctgcctcatgccccattgatattagtaatgagttagggtcgtcgagtctattattgtttctacggcctgtataattctgcctcatgccccactggtcatggtgatagatgagatctaacatgttcattagatttatctttattaaataattaagtgatgttgaattgtttctttatataaaaaggagttcggttactcgtaatcattggctcagtatggaccgatcatcattgatatcttattaccattgattaatattcgtttaaatgatgtttatcctgaatgacaaccgattctcttcacacgaccccatgagctctaactgacttattctcatgaatatactggaatcggctatttagccgattttctttcatatcggctctcacagccgtacattcgggactgtctggcaacaccggcaagttccgcccttaactactgatgaactttctctccttgtcaattgcagggtcaaattgactggcacgccttgggagaattacgcaggatcgaccacccctgcgttgaagctaggcggatctgctccatcgagcggacccttccggcttgctgcgtgtatcctcggcacgggacgaaattttgTGGCGACAGCTTGTCACTCGAGTTCGAGTCACTCAGTATGTGTGCTTGCATTTGGGCCTACTATTCTTTTCAATTTTTGGAAATGTGCCCACCAGCAGTAAGACGTTTATGGGTGACTTCTTTAATCTCGAGACTAGCCGATGTTTTGGTATTTATATTACATTTAGTTAAAAATGGAAAGTTACATTATGGGAGATAGGTTACTTATCTCAAAGCTtagaaaatgttttttttttaaaaaaaagctagACACACAACACCAACAAAGAGAGCTGGGGTCCATTATATATTTATATCGACTATAAACATATGCTTAAACCACTTTATTTTAGCTGTAATAAGATTCCACGTCCcatgagaatctagagtcggagCTCtagcaaacaaaacaaaatataacTATGACATTGGGTTTTGTTTATTATTTCATTTTGTTTAGTGTTTAATCATTTTTTTCCATCTTGTAAACTTGGCATTTATCTTATACTACTTCAGTCCCAAATAAGATGCAATTATGGGTTTAGATTGATCATCAATCTTTTCCTTAAGTCATTTGACTAtgttttatagaaaatattattaatatttggGACTCAAAAtaagtatattataaaaatatattctatgattgATCTACTGATACTTATTCATCACTTGTCAAAAAGAtacttatttggtgtcataaatgttAATATCTTTTTTGCAtagatttgatcaaacttaattAAAACTGTATACTCCTCAAAAAGTGAAAATTGCATTTGTTTTGTAGCACATTTCAAATGAACACATATATCAGTTTCCTGGAAGCGAGACATAATTAGCTAGTATTTACTCCTAGTAGCAGCACAAACAAAATCATCTAGCCCCATGTTAAGCCAGAAGAGACCATCGAGAGATATATGACAAGTTATAAGCGACATGTCACGTCAGTTTCTATCTTGAGTAGGTTTGTCTCTACCCTAAAGATAGTCAGTGCGCAGTGTATCTACCTTACACCAATTAATTAATTAACACGCTCTGATCTCTGGTTGATCAGTGGCCTGGCTGATGCATCCCGGCGACGAAGAAGCGGCCGGAGGCGGCGTCCTGGGTGGCGTAATAGATGGTACCAGGACTCACATGGTTGTGCACTCCCTCGTACATGGTCACAACATATCTTGGGTCGTCCTTGTCTCGCTCTACCCTTTTCTTGACGTTGCAGCCCTCCGTCGAGCACCGGTAGTAGTTCCTGCAATTCAATTCGTTCCAAGGTTCAGTCCAGCATGCATATATGTACACATCGTTGTTGATTAGTTCATGATCATTAATCTCTCACTTTTGGGTTTTCAAATAATGATTTGCAAATTAAACTACCAGTGTTAAGTACCACTTTGCTCCCCATGGAAACTATGAAATATTGTATATATTTACCTCGGATTCGGGCTGTTCTTGACGGACTTCTTGCCGTACTTCCTCCATTTGTAGCCGTCGTGGAGTACCTCCTCGTCGTCCGACCTCACCCGGAACGCAATTCTGTCCGTCGTCCTCGCCGGCCCCTcacccgcagcagcagccgccgcactCCTGGTGGAAATACAAGTCGTCAAGGTTCACGAACCAGTCGATGAAATACGTGCACGTGGTGGCTCACGAGAAAGGCACCAGAAGTATTTTTTGCAAACAAAAGTGCACCGCGTCTCTACTAGTGTCTGGTATTAAATTCGACTGATAAGTTGACTGatattaatttattatgagataAAAATACTGTCCATGTGCCCCGGATCTGGACATACGGAGTAGATGGAACGACTCACCTAGCATGACTACTGTAGCCTGCAGCAGCGTCCGGGACGACGCGCTCAACCGGCATAAGCGGCGGCGCGAACGCACCAGGTACAGCTGCCGGGACGGCGCCGCCTTCGTCCGACAGGCACTCGAAGACGTCCAGCTGCGCAGCCGCCGTACCGAACGCGGCCGACGGGAAAGGGGCCGCGGGCCGAGAGGCGAAGTAGCTGGAGGTAGCAGAGCCGCCGCTGCACGGCTGACGGTACGCCATGGCTGCTGGGAGGAGGACGTCGGCGAGCTGAGATTCTCAGACGCCGTCGTCGTTGGTTCTGGGTGGCGTGGGCGCGCGCGGGTGTGGGCTTCGCACCGTCCTTCCTGAGCGCGCGGGAGAAGCTTCGGCGCGGGCGGGGGTGGAGGCGTGGAGCCAACAGCCGCCCCGTTCCGAATCGTTGATTTGTTGCCGTCGCGCTCGCGCTCGCGGTCGCTGCCTGCCAATTTGGGGGAGCCGTGCGCAATGTGCGTGCGTAGCGGGTGAAAGCGAGGAGTGGAGGACCCAATTAGAATGCAGGATTTCTTTTAAAAACTACAGAAATAGAAAAGGTAAATGCAATTATGCGAACATCTTGAATCTTATAGTAAACATAGAAGACAAAAGAAACTGCATGATTAGATGCTTGGGGTGAAGCCTTGAAATTTACATAAACTTTTTTTTATGAAACTAGAGGGGATTGACCCCCTACACCCCTCGCCCCCGCGTCGTCCGAGACGGGCGACTCCGCCGGCTCCTCGCCCCTCACCTCAGCCCCCTCGCAAGCAGCCCCTGCGGCCTCCGTCGCCACCAGAGCTGGTGGCCGAACCTCCGGCAAGCAGCGAGGAGGGCGGCGGCAGGGCCATGCCGCACTTCCTCTCTCTCCCGTCTTCCCCCCTCACATCTCTCGTGACCTGATGCTTCAGGCCTTGGGCGGCGGATCCGCATGGCTAGTGGCTACTCCGCCCGCGTGTGGCCGGATCCGCGTCCTGTGTGGCCGGATCTGGATCCCCTGGGCCGGATCTTCGAAGGACAGCCGGTTCCGGTCGGTTGGATTCTGTTTCCGGCTCTACCGGCTTGGGCTTCGACAGTGGAGCTTGTGGTGGCTGCTCGGGGCCACGCGTGGCGGTGACGTGGCCGGCGGTTTTCGCAGGGGCCTTAGCCGGCGGCGCATCACCCCTGCCCGGATCTGCCTCCTCTGTGCATTTGGCCGCAGCGGGTCTAGGGCGTGGAGTTCCCTGGCCTTCACCGGCGTCGGTGGCGGCGGCTCGGTCTGCGGCACGTTTCGGGCTTGGTAGGGCCGGGACTAGATGCGGCAGTGGCAGTCAGCCTTGGCTTCTTTGGTCGGGGCCGGAGCTCCTCTGTTGGATCTGCCGTGATGATGGCGGAAGTTCGTTGCAGGGGCTACTAGAGGCTCTGTGCTGCGGAGATTGTTGCCGAGACTGCTCAGAGGGGGGTTGGAACGGTGGTGGGATGGGCGACTGGGGCTTCTTTTGATCCTAGTCCGTTTCTTCCTGTCACCTGCCTTTCTCCTTGCTCGGGATGGTCTCTCCAGCATTTTTCCTCGGGTCAGGCTATCACTCTGGCTCTCCGGCAGCGGCGGTGTGGAGGTTTAATGAGGTCGGGGCGAAAGCTTGGACGTCGACGTCTGCGGACGCCGtgcctgtaacaccccaggtgtttgccaccagttaagcaatgggattgagctcaaacatggcatattaagtgatgatgaagatgtcaaggtcaaacctaagccccaacctaaacttggatattgcacccttgctttacatataggtccTTTTTccagatatatgcttggctggtgttattggaatatcttcatgtgtctcacatcaatacccatctatattgatccatggaaaagtttcgtgaagtttggaatcaagaagtcacatgaaatgacgagttatgtccttgcttgaattattttataaagtgaatggaattctcgatcatcaaccaaatcttgcaaccatgcccaaatgactctagctgaactctacaacaaaagtcatgaaaggttcatgttgagcaaatgctaagaaaatgcttcaatggatcacgaaggataatttaagctttatcgtgatcctactttgatcaaagtagaactatagcttctgcacctgttttaaagttggacattaaataaaagttgaagctcatgttatgtagaagaaactttgtttttggagtataccatggatcggCTCAGAACTAAGTCTAGCAGGGGttcaaagttggaacctgctgctgatttcagcacttagaaatattctaagtctagaaattcatcgacatcagcattgacgtctcgcgttctccaaatttcgttaagcaacttgacttgaccccaaaatggaagttggagctaagttcatggagaagagcatataaaaagatggcactcgttggacttcgttttgaccatcaattttggacttTTGTTAATCGCTGTCAACgcgctgacactatcactttggggCATGATTACTCGCTGATCTAGAGCTCTAATGactttggtctctaaatgaaaaatgaagagcagttcacggccttcaaacttcattttaggcccaAAGTCCAATTCGCACCCGAGACGGCCCAAATCTGCTCCCCACCATGTCCACACCGACGCCCACCACCTGTTCGGAGTTTTGCCTCATTGGGTGACGCGTGTCCTGGACGTGTCCTCCATGCCCGAGCTGAGCACCTCACCTTGCTGCCGCGCGTCCTTGCGCCCCTGCATCGATGCGGAGAGCCGAGCGCGTTTCCCTTCACTCGCTCTGGcccttccttcttcttccctcTCGTGCTGCTGCTTGCGGGCGCGACCGTCGCCGCCATTGCCGGCCGAGCTGGCCGTCGCCCGTCTCCATGGCCGCCGTTGTTCCTTCGTCTCCAGCCTCCCTGCACCCAAATTGACCGCACCACCACCTCCCTCACCTCGCGCCGCAACCCCCGCACCCCTCGCCTGAAGCCACTCGTTGCCGGCGCGCCCTCACCGTGGTGCCGCTCGGCCTAGGCCGCCAGCGCACGTGGCTGGGGCTCCATGCTccacctcgggccgagccgaggccaCCGGCGAGTGCGCGTAGCCCTGCTCGTGCTCCGCTGCCATTCCTACGCCACTGACAAGCCTCCTCCGACCGGAAACGACGAGCTCCGGcgcatcctctgctccaaatcCCATCAAGGACCGCGCGCAACAATTCGACAAAAGGGAGGGTTCCATCTGCGAAGccatgactcatttgaatagtgctcCTGAGGACCTCTTCGTTGTAGTTTAATTAATGTTTTCTGTAGGGACCCAGATGCAAGATTTACATGTCTTTTTCTTTGATTTaggcagatttgaatgatgaactttaaaaattcatagtaattagtataaaatcgtaaaatagtaaatgaggactttttggaatccttgtgaaattgtctatgcattagatctataatatggcatgttttagtttaaatattttgctgtaaaaatagatctatgcagctaggttcctgttacttgccatgtcttgtctttttcataactgcagtttttatgctcaaataaatgtgaaattttttgtggagtgctactaaggtgattgttgttgtctggtaaaaatttcaggagtttaggatttatagtttaagagttataaaaatagcaaatgccctgtattgctttgcttctactctgaatagttctgcatgtatgaattaattggctcagttaagttatgaatcatgacttggtgaaaatacatgagttgtggtacttttcttaatctttccaaaaagttaaatatcatgatttttggctaagtagatcttgagttatacttgcttaaatctctgtggctgtttctgcccaaaaccagagagggtttccttgttcttattgtggggccttcttagtagtagaattagctttaggtgtttacaacaaagttgtttagaatttgctaagctttctaaaaagtctagaaccacatttatttgacatgtataactctatttatagctgtttaaagtggcatgtcagtttctgtctatattttggatagagatgcaattattggattaattgacctttctaactgtagaatcatcttattatgagaataataaagttttaggtaacttcctaagcttttcaaaaagttatgatttatgtttgttggaggtctagaactccagttatgcttctctgaagtttctatcagttttctgtaccactgctgttgggctgcatttgcagttttgcttgtgcaattatttttgtggtgtaaatgatacctgctatggttgtagtgaatacaaaagttgtagcaaatttcataatcttgcttgtgttcaaattgtaagaccataggcctgatagtttaggagttacatgacttttaaatcttctatcaagttttgattgtattcggagcagatctgaaagatgctagtgtttgatctagttaggatttgaatcacacctagatcataataagaaagttgtagataattcatgtatctatctgatgttaaaatttggtgtcatttggccaagtagtttgtgggTTATGCA includes:
- the LOC136458865 gene encoding probable WRKY transcription factor 50, which translates into the protein MAYRQPCSGGSATSSYFASRPAAPFPSAAFGTAAAQLDVFECLSDEGGAVPAAVPGAFAPPLMPVERVVPDAAAGYSSHARSAAAAAAGEGPARTTDRIAFRVRSDDEEVLHDGYKWRKYGKKSVKNSPNPRNYYRCSTEGCNVKKRVERDKDDPRYVVTMYEGVHNHVSPGTIYYATQDAASGRFFVAGMHQPGH